The Neobacillus sp. PS3-34 genome has a window encoding:
- a CDS encoding ABC transporter ATP-binding protein has translation METIVELKNVTKTIKKRKIIDDISFKVEKGEVFGFLGPNGAGKTTTIRMIVGLMGITSGDITIGGASIKTQFEEAVSHVGAIVENPEMYKFMSGYENLVHYARMSKGITKEKIDETVELVGLTDRIHDKVKTYSLGMRQRLGLAQCLLHDPKVLILDEPTNGLDPAGIREIRDYLRLLAREKNMAVIVSSHLLSEMEMMCDRIGIIQNGRLIDVQLVHEFVQGTETVFEIEVTPADEAIAMLEGAFSGTAFKRSRNGITAELNKEDIPAIIKMLVECGLQIYGVKEVPKTLEDRFLEVTGEKEAPVHV, from the coding sequence TTGGAAACGATTGTTGAATTAAAGAATGTAACTAAGACGATTAAAAAAAGAAAGATTATAGACGATATTAGCTTCAAGGTGGAAAAGGGAGAAGTGTTTGGTTTTCTGGGACCCAATGGAGCGGGGAAAACAACTACGATCCGAATGATTGTCGGGTTAATGGGGATTACTTCAGGGGACATCACGATTGGTGGAGCAAGCATTAAAACCCAGTTTGAAGAAGCTGTCAGCCATGTCGGTGCGATTGTCGAAAATCCTGAGATGTATAAATTTATGAGTGGATATGAAAATCTTGTCCATTATGCGAGAATGTCAAAAGGCATAACAAAAGAAAAAATAGATGAAACGGTTGAATTGGTAGGCTTAACGGACAGAATCCATGACAAAGTAAAAACTTACTCGCTAGGCATGAGGCAAAGACTTGGGCTTGCTCAATGTCTCTTGCATGACCCGAAGGTTTTAATTCTTGATGAGCCAACTAATGGGCTGGACCCGGCTGGCATTCGGGAAATTCGTGATTATTTACGCCTTTTGGCGAGAGAAAAAAACATGGCAGTCATCGTATCAAGCCATTTATTATCTGAAATGGAAATGATGTGTGACAGGATTGGAATTATTCAAAACGGCCGTCTGATCGATGTTCAGCTCGTCCATGAATTTGTTCAAGGAACGGAAACCGTTTTTGAAATAGAGGTAACCCCGGCTGACGAGGCAATCGCCATGCTTGAAGGGGCATTTTCCGGTACTGCGTTTAAACGGTCCAGAAATGGTATTACTGCTGAATTAAATAAGGAGGACATACCAGCGATTATAAAAATGCTGGTGGAGTGTGGACTTCAGATTTATGGAGTAAAGGAAGTGCCTAAAACGCTGGAGGACAGGTTCCTTGAAGTTACAGGTGAAAAGGAGGCTCCAGTCCATGTTTAA
- a CDS encoding ABC transporter permease, whose protein sequence is MFNLVKNELMKIFKRPGTYVMIGILVIIASIAAGFIKYQESGNEKAGNPQWEHSLKQETESSKKQLENSNSRLEKDYLKRQITINEYRMEHHISPEQKYSLWGFVTDASQLIQLAGLFTIIVSAGIVASEFSWGTIKLLLIRPIKRTKILLAKYIAVLLFALFLLAVLFAYSTAIGAVLFDIPDKASPYLNYYNGKVTEQNMILHLMIYYGLNSVSMIMLATMAFMISSVFRNSSLAIGLSIFLMFTGGQITNLLSLKFSWAKYVLFANTDLMQYFEGTPMVEGMTLPFSVMVLAIYFLIFQLLAFYVFQKRDVAA, encoded by the coding sequence ATGTTTAATCTAGTAAAAAATGAACTGATGAAAATTTTTAAAAGACCGGGTACATACGTGATGATCGGAATTCTCGTAATCATCGCTTCAATTGCTGCAGGGTTCATCAAGTACCAGGAGAGCGGAAATGAAAAAGCAGGCAATCCGCAATGGGAGCATTCATTAAAGCAGGAAACAGAGTCTTCCAAAAAACAGCTCGAAAATAGTAATTCCAGGCTTGAAAAAGACTATTTAAAAAGACAAATTACAATTAATGAATATCGTATGGAGCATCATATTTCACCAGAACAAAAATATTCATTATGGGGATTTGTGACTGATGCATCACAATTGATTCAATTAGCAGGGTTATTTACGATTATTGTGTCCGCAGGTATTGTCGCCAGTGAATTTAGCTGGGGAACGATCAAGCTGTTGCTGATTAGGCCGATTAAACGAACCAAAATTCTTTTAGCGAAATATATTGCGGTCCTTTTATTTGCACTTTTCCTTCTGGCAGTTTTGTTTGCCTATTCAACTGCCATCGGTGCGGTATTATTTGATATACCGGATAAGGCATCGCCATATCTGAATTACTATAATGGCAAGGTTACAGAACAAAACATGATTCTTCATCTTATGATTTATTATGGCCTGAATTCAGTAAGCATGATCATGCTGGCAACGATGGCTTTCATGATTTCTTCCGTATTCCGGAACAGCTCACTTGCCATTGGGTTATCCATCTTTTTGATGTTTACGGGCGGACAAATTACGAATCTATTATCCTTAAAATTTTCATGGGCAAAATATGTTTTGTTTGCGAATACCGATTTAATGCAGTACTTTGAAGGAACCCCAATGGTGGAGGGTATGACACTTCCGTTTTCAGTTATGGTTTTAGCCATCTATTTTCTAATTTTTCAGCTGCTCGCTTTTTATGTATTCCAAAAAAGAGATGTCGCTGCATAA
- a CDS encoding replication-associated recombination protein A, whose product MQQKPLAFRMRPRTIEEIVGQQHLVADDKIIARMVKAKQLTSMILYGPPGIGKTSIASAIAGSTKYAFRTLNAVTSNKKDMEVVAAEAKMSGKVILLLDEVHRLDKGKQDFLLPFLENGMIVLIGATTSNPYHAINPAIRSRCQIFELKPLTPDEVKTALLRAVNDEERGFGKLKLQISDEALEHFAAASNGDVRSSLNALELAVLSTDEDGDGIIHIDLHTAEECLQKKSFTHDKDGDAHYDVLSAFQKSIRGSDVNAALHYMGRLIEAGDLPSISRRLLVISYEDIGLANPQAGARTLAAIETAERIGFPEARIPLANAVIELCLSPKSNSAISAIDAAMSDIHKGNIGEVPDHLKDAHYKGAKELGRGTDYLYPHNYDSGWVKQQYLPNKLKNRQYYIPKMTGKFEQALSAVYEKLSKNK is encoded by the coding sequence ATGCAGCAAAAACCTTTAGCCTTTCGTATGCGACCCCGGACTATTGAAGAAATAGTCGGACAGCAGCATCTCGTGGCTGACGATAAAATAATTGCCAGGATGGTAAAGGCAAAACAGCTTACATCGATGATTCTATATGGGCCGCCCGGCATTGGCAAAACTTCCATTGCCAGCGCAATTGCGGGGAGCACCAAATACGCGTTCCGGACCTTGAATGCAGTTACAAGCAATAAAAAAGATATGGAAGTTGTTGCTGCAGAAGCAAAAATGTCTGGTAAAGTAATTCTGCTGTTGGATGAAGTGCACCGGCTTGATAAAGGCAAACAGGATTTTTTACTCCCTTTTTTGGAAAATGGAATGATCGTGTTAATTGGAGCTACAACCAGCAATCCGTATCACGCTATAAATCCGGCGATTCGGAGCCGATGCCAGATTTTCGAACTCAAGCCTTTGACTCCTGATGAAGTAAAAACAGCTTTACTCAGGGCAGTTAATGATGAAGAACGTGGCTTTGGAAAGCTAAAGCTTCAAATATCCGATGAAGCCTTAGAGCATTTCGCGGCAGCATCGAATGGGGATGTGCGCAGCTCACTGAATGCACTTGAACTGGCTGTTCTCTCAACTGATGAAGACGGAGACGGGATCATTCATATCGATTTACATACCGCGGAGGAATGCCTGCAGAAAAAAAGCTTCACACATGACAAGGATGGGGACGCGCATTACGATGTCCTTTCCGCTTTTCAGAAGTCAATTCGAGGCAGCGATGTAAATGCAGCACTGCATTATATGGGAAGGCTAATCGAAGCAGGTGATCTGCCCAGCATCAGTAGAAGGCTCCTTGTAATATCTTATGAAGATATCGGACTTGCCAATCCGCAGGCGGGAGCACGGACACTCGCAGCTATCGAAACAGCCGAACGGATCGGTTTTCCTGAGGCACGGATTCCTTTGGCTAATGCCGTAATCGAGCTTTGCCTTTCTCCCAAATCAAATTCAGCCATATCAGCGATTGATGCCGCAATGTCCGATATCCATAAGGGGAATATTGGAGAGGTTCCTGATCATCTCAAAGATGCCCATTATAAAGGAGCAAAAGAACTTGGCAGAGGCACAGATTATCTGTACCCACATAATTACGATTCCGGCTGGGTGAAACAGCAATACCTGCCTAACAAATTAAAGAATCGCCAATATTACATTCCGAAAATGACAGGAAAGTTTGAACAGGCACTTTCTGCTGTTTATGAGAAGCTTTCAAAAAACAAGTAA